The following are from one region of the Nicotiana tomentosiformis chromosome 7, ASM39032v3, whole genome shotgun sequence genome:
- the LOC138895324 gene encoding uncharacterized mitochondrial protein AtMg00810-like, translating to MISQFEMTHLGLMSYFLGIEVSQLDNGIFISQKKYTGDILKRFNMDNAKPILTPVEEKLKLVRDGTGDFVDATYFRKLLGSLRYLTSTRPDITYGVGLISRFMETLRQFHLQEAKRILRYIQGTQTDGIFYAKTNDSSLVGFTDSDWVGDTIQRKSTSGHAFYLGSGVFSWSSKKQQVVALSTAEAEYMEATSSSIQALWLRRMLGFLQHKQDNPTIFFVIANKEIVIEYCKTGEQVTDVFTKPLKLELFIKLKKMLGMIKFEDLSLREAVGN from the exons ATGATTAGCCAGTTTGAGATGACTCATTTGGGTTTAATGTCTTATTTTCTTGGCATTGAGGTATCTCAATTAGATAATGGAATATTTATCTCTCAGAAAAAATATACCGGTGATATTCTAAAGAGATTTAATATGGATAATGCCAAACCAATTTTGACCCCTGTTGAAGAAAAATTGAAGTTGGTTAGAGATGGTACTGGTGACTTTGTTGATGCTACATATTTTAGAAAATTGTTAGGTAGTCTAAGGTACTTGACTTCTACAAGGCCTGATATTACTTATGGAGTTGGATTAATTAGCAGATTTATGGAAACTCTACGACAATTCCACTTGCAAGAAGcaaagagaattttgagatatatTCAAGGTACGCAGACTGATGGTATATTTTATGCAAAGACTAATGATAGTAGTCTTGTGGGATTTACAGACAGTGATTGGGTTGGTGATACGATACAAAGAAAAAGTACTTCTGGCCATGCATTTTATTTAGGTTCTGGTGTATTTTCTTGGTCTTCCAAAAAGCAACAAGTTGTTGCTTTATCAACAGCTGAAGCAGAGTACATGGAAGCAACAAGTAGTTCTATACAAGCATTGTGGTTAAGAAGAATGCTTGGATTTCTTCAACACAAGCAAGATAATCCTACAATATTTTTTGTGATAGCAA ACAAGGAGATAGTTATTGAGTATTGCAAGACTGGAGAGCAAGTTACTGATGTTTTCACAAAGCCACTAAAATTGGAGTTATTCATCAAGTTGAAGAAGATgttgggcatgatcaaatttGAAGATCTTAGTTTAAGGGAGGCTGTTGGAAACTAA
- the LOC138895323 gene encoding uncharacterized protein: protein MAIGDEQLNNTTPNHTTTTSTTGNFITGITTFPSIDHNHPLYLQPTETPVSSLISVQLTGLDNYALWSHAMRIGLLGKNKLCFVNGRFPKSKFEHELHDLWEKVNAIVLSWIMNVVRPGLLSSVLEVHTLTQGTMTVTDYFSKIKELWDEFDALSWLPLS from the exons ATGGCGATTGGAgatgaacaactcaacaatacTACTCCCAATCATACAACCACAACCTCGACTACTGGTAATTTCATTACTGGAATCACTACATTTCCCTCCATTGATCACAACCACCCTTTGTACCTGCAACCAACAGAGACCCCAGTTAGTTCTCTGATTTCTGTTCAACTTACTGGATTAGATAACTATGCCTTGTGGAGTCATGCAATGAGAATTGGCTTGCTAGGTAAAAATAAACTATGTTTTGTCAATGgcagatttcctaagtccaaatttgagcATGAGCTTCATGATTTATGGGAGAAAGTTAATGCTATAGTTCTCTCATGGATAATGAATGTTGTGAGGCCAGGGTTGTTGAGTAGTGTCTT AGAAGTCCACACGCTAACCCAAGGAACTATGACTGTAACTGACTATTTCTCAAAGATTAAAGAGCTGTGGGATGAGTTTGATGCCCTGTCCTGGTTGCCCTTGTCCTGA